Proteins found in one Methylobacterium sp. CB376 genomic segment:
- the istB gene encoding IS21-like element ISMtsp8 family helper ATPase IstB, giving the protein MSGTGELIPPLVERIKATLVGLKMPRALEIVDTTVRRLERGELSALEAVDALLSEELSLRESRRVKTALVMARLSTVKTLSGFDFAFQPSLDRTRILALAELGFVDRCEVLHFLGPPGTGKSHLAVALGVEAVKAGRSVYFTTLADLVGTLARAEREGTLREKIRYFCRPALLIVDEIGYLPVVPGGGNLFFQLVNARYERGAMVLTSNRGFAEWGEVFGDPVVATALLDRLLHHAVVVQIEGSSYRLRQHTALMPEHIRSKAALQAPPLAPPPRRRGRPPKNGGAHLGIA; this is encoded by the coding sequence ATGAGCGGAACTGGCGAGCTGATCCCCCCACTGGTCGAGCGGATCAAGGCCACGCTGGTAGGGCTGAAGATGCCGCGCGCCCTGGAGATCGTCGACACCACCGTGCGGCGGCTGGAGCGCGGCGAACTCAGCGCGCTGGAGGCGGTCGATGCCCTGCTGAGCGAGGAGCTGAGCCTACGCGAGAGCCGGCGGGTGAAGACCGCGCTGGTGATGGCGCGGCTCTCGACGGTCAAGACGCTGTCGGGCTTCGACTTCGCCTTCCAGCCCTCGCTCGACCGCACCCGCATCCTGGCCCTGGCCGAGCTGGGCTTCGTGGACCGCTGCGAGGTGCTGCACTTCCTCGGCCCGCCCGGCACCGGCAAGAGCCACTTGGCGGTGGCCCTCGGGGTCGAGGCGGTGAAGGCGGGCCGCAGCGTGTACTTCACCACCCTGGCCGACCTTGTGGGAACGCTGGCGCGGGCCGAGCGGGAAGGAACGTTGCGCGAGAAGATCCGCTACTTCTGCCGGCCGGCGCTGCTGATCGTGGACGAGATCGGCTACCTGCCGGTGGTGCCGGGCGGGGGCAACCTGTTCTTCCAGCTCGTCAACGCGCGCTACGAGCGGGGCGCGATGGTCCTGACCTCGAACCGCGGCTTTGCAGAGTGGGGGGAGGTGTTCGGCGATCCGGTGGTGGCGACCGCGCTGCTGGACCGGTTGCTTCACCACGCCGTGGTGGTGCAGATCGAGGGCTCAAGCTACCGGCTGCGCCAGCACACCGCGCTCATGCCCGAGCACATCCGCTCGAAGGCAGCCCTGCAGGCTCCGCCGCTCGCCCCGCCTCCGCGTCGGCGCGGACGCCCGCCCAAGAATGGAGGTGCTCACCTCGGCATCGCCTGA
- a CDS encoding DUF7336 domain-containing protein, with translation MNSVFVVHHTRELEGTEEYKFIGVFSSEKSAKDAVLKLSMIEGFREYVDGFSIDRYEVDNISWQEGFVEQ, from the coding sequence ATGAATTCTGTTTTTGTTGTTCATCACACAAGGGAGCTGGAAGGAACGGAGGAGTACAAGTTTATAGGCGTATTCAGCAGCGAAAAAAGCGCTAAAGATGCCGTCTTGAAACTGTCAATGATCGAAGGATTTAGGGAGTATGTAGATGGATTTTCTATCGATCGCTACGAAGTAGATAACATTTCTTGGCAGGAAGGCTTTGTAGAGCAGTAG
- a CDS encoding bifunctional cobalt-precorrin-7 (C(5))-methyltransferase/cobalt-precorrin-6B (C(15))-methyltransferase translates to MDAFSPEPGSLSIPSPWLAVVGIGEDGRAGLSPAARAALDGAGLVVGGARHLALAAPLAAETLVWPSPMQEAYAAILARRGRPTCVLATGDPFHYGVGAELARRVPAAEMIGFPQPSAFSLAASRLGWPLAECACLTLHGRALERVIPHLQPGARLLALSWDGTTPGRLARLLTERGFPDSRLTVLEAMGGKRERRRVATAAQFGEAEIDPLNTVAVEVAAGPEARLLPLAPGLDEAWFETDGQITKAEVRAITLAALRPLAGQRLWDVGAGSGSVAIEWCLRHPANRAVAFEARADRAARIGRNARALGVPDLTVREGRAPATLRDLPAPDAAFLGGGLSDPALVACVWQALPPGGRLVANAVTLESEPVLIDAHRRHGGTLRRIAIARAEPVGTMRGWRPAMPVTQWAATKP, encoded by the coding sequence ATGGACGCCTTCTCGCCTGAGCCCGGCTCCCTGTCGATCCCGTCGCCCTGGCTCGCGGTGGTCGGGATCGGGGAGGATGGGCGGGCGGGGCTGTCGCCCGCGGCACGGGCCGCCCTCGACGGGGCCGGGCTGGTGGTCGGCGGCGCGCGGCACCTCGCGCTCGCCGCGCCGCTCGCGGCCGAGACGCTGGTCTGGCCGAGCCCGATGCAGGAGGCCTACGCGGCGATCCTGGCCCGGCGCGGCCGGCCGACCTGCGTGCTCGCCACCGGCGATCCGTTCCACTACGGGGTCGGGGCGGAGCTGGCCCGGCGCGTGCCCGCCGCCGAGATGATCGGCTTCCCGCAGCCCTCCGCCTTCAGCCTCGCCGCGTCGCGCCTCGGCTGGCCGCTCGCCGAATGCGCCTGCCTGACCCTGCACGGGCGCGCCCTGGAGCGGGTGATCCCGCATCTCCAGCCCGGCGCGCGGCTTCTCGCCCTGTCCTGGGACGGGACGACGCCGGGCCGGCTCGCGCGGCTCCTGACCGAGCGCGGCTTCCCGGATTCCCGCCTGACGGTCCTGGAGGCGATGGGCGGCAAGCGGGAGCGGCGGCGCGTGGCGACCGCCGCGCAGTTCGGCGAAGCGGAGATCGATCCCCTCAACACCGTCGCGGTCGAGGTCGCGGCCGGGCCGGAGGCGCGGCTGCTGCCGCTCGCCCCGGGGCTCGACGAGGCGTGGTTCGAGACCGACGGGCAGATCACCAAGGCCGAGGTGCGGGCGATCACGCTCGCGGCCCTGCGGCCGCTTGCCGGGCAGCGGCTCTGGGACGTGGGGGCGGGGTCCGGCTCGGTCGCCATCGAGTGGTGCCTGCGCCACCCGGCGAACCGGGCGGTGGCGTTCGAGGCGCGGGCCGACCGGGCGGCGCGGATCGGCCGCAATGCCCGCGCGCTCGGCGTCCCGGACCTGACCGTGCGGGAGGGCCGCGCCCCGGCGACCCTGCGCGACCTGCCGGCGCCGGACGCGGCGTTCCTGGGCGGGGGCCTCTCGGACCCGGCCCTGGTCGCCTGCGTCTGGCAGGCGCTGCCGCCCGGCGGGCGCCTCGTCGCCAACGCGGTGACGCTGGAGAGTGAGCCGGTGCTGATCGATGCCCATCGGCGCCACGGCGGGACGCTGCGCCGGATCGCCATCGCCCGCGCGGAGCCGGTCGGGACGATGCGCGGCTGGCGCCCGGCGATGCCGGTGACGCAATGGGCGGCGACGAAGCCGTGA
- a CDS encoding RHS repeat domain-containing protein: MEVLTSASPDRRARRSEENCAPEIAEGSKPVDTQTYAYPGGSNRLSGVGQGGTAVRSFLYDAAGNLTGDTRAGTAYAYAISDAGRIAQVTVGGVVKANYLYDGKNRLSVRQVVNSTPSGTQHLIHDVWDHVLAETDGAGQAVREYVWAGDIPVAVVDSSAGAGSPTLLWVHVDHLGRPELMTDATKAVKWRAVYEPFGAVSSLTGPAALSMRFPGQWFQLEAGLAYNWNRHYDATTGRYTQPDPLGLNQGPQISALATPRQSGFLLQSAFGLESSTDIAEAVGAAELNLRVTGDGVSLYGYVRQSPVMWTDPTGLNPTAIVPAVCMINPGLCAGAAAAAAGVIGKICEPLFSKKSGKERATDIPSWAKGQKPNPGESGRDFADRVMDARYGKGNYPKGPGSEYNQIRKYGDRSR; the protein is encoded by the coding sequence ATGGAGGTGCTCACCTCGGCATCGCCTGACCGCCGAGCCCGCCGATCTGAGGAAAATTGCGCGCCCGAAATTGCGGAAGGTTCGAAGCCCGTTGACACGCAGACCTACGCCTACCCGGGCGGGTCGAACCGGCTGAGCGGGGTCGGCCAGGGCGGGACGGCGGTGCGCTCGTTCCTCTATGATGCGGCCGGGAACCTGACCGGGGACACGCGCGCGGGCACGGCCTACGCCTACGCGATCAGCGATGCGGGCCGGATCGCGCAGGTGACGGTCGGCGGGGTGGTGAAAGCCAATTACCTCTACGACGGCAAGAACCGTCTGTCGGTGCGCCAGGTGGTGAACAGCACGCCGTCGGGGACGCAGCACCTGATCCACGATGTCTGGGACCACGTGCTGGCGGAGACGGACGGGGCGGGCCAGGCGGTGCGGGAATACGTCTGGGCGGGCGACATCCCGGTGGCGGTGGTGGACAGTTCGGCGGGCGCGGGGAGCCCGACGCTCTTGTGGGTGCACGTGGATCACCTGGGGCGTCCGGAGCTGATGACGGACGCGACGAAGGCGGTGAAGTGGCGTGCGGTGTACGAGCCGTTCGGGGCGGTGTCGTCGCTGACGGGCCCTGCGGCGCTGTCGATGCGGTTCCCGGGGCAGTGGTTCCAGCTGGAGGCCGGGCTGGCCTACAACTGGAACCGGCACTACGATGCCACGACAGGACGGTACACCCAACCCGATCCGCTGGGGCTCAACCAGGGACCGCAGATATCGGCGCTTGCCACGCCTCGCCAGAGCGGCTTCTTGTTGCAAAGCGCGTTCGGGCTGGAAAGCAGCACTGATATTGCGGAGGCAGTGGGCGCGGCTGAGTTAAATTTGCGCGTTACCGGTGACGGAGTAAGCCTATACGGGTACGTTCGCCAGAGCCCGGTTATGTGGACGGACCCAACGGGGCTTAACCCGACTGCTATCGTACCTGCTGTTTGTATGATCAATCCGGGATTATGTGCTGGCGCTGCTGCTGCGGCGGCGGGGGTTATAGGTAAGATCTGTGAGCCTCTCTTCTCCAAGAAAAGTGGCAAAGAGCGCGCCACAGATATTCCAAGCTGGGCCAAAGGACAAAAGCCAAATCCGGGCGAAAGTGGACGAGATTTTGCAGATCGAGTCATGGATGCGCGATACGGAAAGGGAAATTATCCAAAAGGTCCTGGCTCTGAATACAACCAGATCAGGAAATACGGAGATAGGTCGAGGTGA
- a CDS encoding cobalt-precorrin-6A reductase has product MRILLLGGTTEATGLARRLAEDPSLRPTLSLAGRTAAPAAAPVATRIGGFGGAEGLAAWLRAEGVDAVIDATHPFAQVISRNAAEACARTGTPLLALRRPPWAAVAGDAWHEVETVAQAVPALGETPRRVFLTVGRLELAAFAAAPQHAYLVRTIEPVGDALPVADLTAITARGPFAEAEERDLMRRHRVEVLVTKNSGGTATYGKIAAARSLGLPVVIVRQPPLPAVARVATQAEALAWLRNHRAASTLRGV; this is encoded by the coding sequence ATGCGCATCCTCCTCCTCGGCGGAACCACGGAGGCGACGGGGCTCGCCCGCCGCCTCGCCGAAGATCCCTCCCTTCGCCCGACCCTGTCCCTCGCCGGCCGCACTGCGGCGCCGGCCGCCGCGCCGGTCGCGACCCGCATCGGCGGGTTCGGGGGAGCGGAGGGACTGGCCGCGTGGCTCCGCGCCGAGGGCGTCGACGCCGTGATCGACGCCACCCATCCCTTCGCGCAGGTGATCTCGCGCAACGCCGCCGAGGCCTGCGCCCGCACGGGCACGCCGCTCCTGGCGCTCCGGCGCCCGCCCTGGGCCGCGGTGGCGGGCGACGCGTGGCACGAGGTCGAGACCGTGGCGCAGGCCGTCCCGGCGCTCGGCGAGACGCCCCGGCGCGTCTTCCTGACGGTGGGCCGCCTCGAACTCGCCGCCTTCGCGGCGGCCCCGCAGCACGCCTACCTGGTGCGCACGATCGAGCCGGTCGGCGACGCCCTGCCGGTCGCGGACCTGACCGCCATCACGGCCCGCGGCCCCTTCGCGGAGGCCGAGGAGCGCGACCTGATGCGGCGCCACCGCGTCGAGGTGCTGGTGACAAAGAATTCCGGCGGCACCGCCACCTACGGCAAGATCGCGGCCGCGCGCAGCCTCGGGCTGCCGGTCGTGATCGTGCGCCAGCCGCCCCTCCCGGCCGTCGCCCGGGTGGCGACCCAAGCGGAGGCGCTCGCCTGGCTGCGGAATCATCGCGCCGCCTCCACGCTGCGCGGCGTGTAG
- a CDS encoding cobalamin biosynthesis protein codes for MGGDEAVSAAWQDLAAGGCAVRGVPDPLSGPGGGSEASGEDAAAARPARPVIAGIGFRHATGSTEIAALVRDALARAGVAAGRLGALATADDRAADAALIEAAGALGVPVIGIAVEALRAAGRRAVTHSARVASLRGVGSLAEAAALAAVGPQGRLVLARIASPGATCALAETGDPA; via the coding sequence ATGGGCGGCGACGAAGCCGTGAGCGCCGCGTGGCAGGATCTCGCGGCCGGCGGATGCGCCGTCCGCGGCGTGCCCGATCCGCTCTCCGGTCCCGGCGGCGGGAGCGAGGCGTCGGGCGAGGACGCGGCCGCGGCGCGGCCCGCGCGGCCGGTCATCGCCGGGATCGGCTTCCGGCACGCGACCGGCTCGACGGAGATCGCCGCCCTGGTGCGCGACGCGCTGGCCCGGGCCGGCGTCGCGGCGGGCCGGCTCGGGGCGCTCGCGACGGCGGACGACCGGGCGGCGGACGCCGCCCTGATCGAGGCCGCGGGCGCGCTCGGGGTGCCGGTGATCGGCATCGCGGTCGAGGCGTTGCGGGCGGCGGGGCGGCGGGCGGTGACGCACTCGGCCAGGGTCGCGAGCCTGCGCGGCGTCGGCTCGCTGGCGGAGGCGGCGGCGCTCGCGGCGGTCGGGCCGCAGGGGCGCCTCGTCCTGGCGCGGATCGCGAGCCCCGGCGCCACCTGCGCGCTCGCGGAGACGGGGGATCCGGCGTGA
- the cobM gene encoding precorrin-4 C(11)-methyltransferase: MTIHFIGAGPGAPDLITLRGRDLIARCPVCLYAGSIVAPEILSWCPPGARLIDTAPLDLDAILAEMRAAHARGADVARLHSGDLSVYSAVAEQLRRLDGLGIPYSLTPGVPAFAAAAALLGRELTVPEVAQSVVLTRTSGRASAMPETERLADFARTGATLAVHLSVQVIDRVAAELIPHCGADCPAAVVYRASWPDERVLRGTLGDIAGQVARAGIDRTALILVGRALGAEDFRESALYAPDYDRRFRPGGAVRAVGGEE, from the coding sequence GTGACCATCCACTTCATCGGCGCGGGCCCCGGCGCCCCCGACCTCATCACCCTGCGCGGCCGCGACCTGATCGCCCGCTGCCCGGTCTGCCTCTACGCGGGCTCGATCGTGGCGCCCGAGATCCTGTCCTGGTGCCCGCCGGGCGCCCGGCTGATCGACACCGCGCCCCTCGACCTCGACGCGATCCTGGCCGAGATGCGCGCGGCCCATGCGCGGGGCGCGGACGTGGCCCGGCTGCATTCGGGCGACCTCTCGGTCTACAGCGCGGTGGCCGAGCAGCTGCGGCGGCTCGACGGGCTCGGCATCCCGTACAGCCTGACCCCGGGCGTGCCGGCCTTCGCGGCGGCAGCGGCGCTGCTGGGGCGGGAGCTCACGGTGCCGGAGGTGGCGCAGTCGGTCGTGCTGACCCGCACGAGCGGGCGCGCCTCGGCGATGCCGGAGACGGAGCGGCTCGCCGACTTCGCGCGGACCGGGGCGACGCTCGCCGTGCACCTGTCGGTCCAGGTGATCGATCGGGTCGCGGCCGAGCTGATCCCGCATTGCGGGGCGGATTGCCCGGCCGCCGTGGTCTACCGGGCGTCCTGGCCCGACGAGCGCGTGCTGCGCGGAACCCTCGGCGACATCGCCGGGCAGGTGGCGCGGGCCGGGATCGACCGCACGGCGCTGATCCTGGTCGGGCGAGCCCTCGGGGCGGAGGATTTTCGCGAGAGCGCGCTCTACGCGCCGGATTACGACCGGCGCTTCCGGCCGGGCGGCGCGGTCCGGGCGGTCGGCGGGGAGGAGTGA
- the istA gene encoding IS21-like element ISMtsp8 family transposase, with translation MVSLGELMTILDLHRQGLSVTAIARQLGLDRKTVAKYIARGLEPPVYGPRSPRARATDAFLPYLRERLAAYPQLTAVRLWRELKERGFAGAYTAVKRAVALLRPSAPLPIERRFETPPGEQAQVDLARFEVVFADEPGVTRIVWLFAMVLGHSRYLWARFVVHQDLQTVLRCHIAAFQALGGAPREILYDRMKTAVIGEDPDGLVIYNRSLLDLARHYGFLPRACRPYRAKTKGKVERPFRYLREDFFLARSFRNLDDLNDQLRHWLDTVANARRHATTKRIVADAFAEERSQLRALPPVPYEAVLSLERRVTHEGFVSVAGNLYSVPDTTRRRALEVHVLADQIRIYEAGELVACHLPLEGRGLTQVDPAHRRPRSPPPEPRDPAEPVVVRRAGDQVARRPLAIYDAVARQLAGAGVPRTDRGDAA, from the coding sequence GTGGTCAGCCTCGGGGAACTCATGACGATCCTGGACCTCCACCGGCAGGGCCTCTCGGTCACCGCCATCGCCCGCCAGCTCGGCCTCGACCGCAAGACCGTCGCCAAGTACATCGCCCGCGGCCTCGAGCCGCCCGTCTACGGACCGCGATCCCCCCGCGCGCGGGCCACCGACGCCTTCCTGCCCTACCTGCGCGAGCGCCTGGCCGCCTACCCGCAGCTTACGGCCGTCCGTCTCTGGCGCGAGTTGAAGGAGCGCGGCTTCGCAGGGGCCTACACCGCCGTGAAGCGAGCCGTGGCCCTGCTTCGCCCCTCAGCTCCTCTGCCTATCGAGCGCCGCTTCGAGACCCCGCCGGGCGAGCAGGCCCAGGTCGACCTCGCCCGCTTCGAGGTCGTCTTCGCCGACGAGCCGGGCGTGACCCGCATCGTCTGGCTGTTCGCGATGGTGCTGGGCCACTCGCGCTATCTCTGGGCCCGCTTCGTCGTCCACCAGGATCTGCAGACGGTCCTGCGCTGCCACATCGCCGCCTTCCAGGCCCTTGGAGGCGCCCCGCGCGAGATCCTCTACGACCGCATGAAGACCGCCGTGATCGGCGAGGATCCCGACGGCTTGGTCATCTATAACCGCAGCCTTCTCGATCTCGCGCGCCACTACGGGTTCCTGCCGCGCGCCTGCCGTCCCTACCGGGCCAAGACCAAGGGCAAGGTCGAGCGCCCGTTCCGCTACCTGCGCGAGGACTTCTTCCTCGCCCGCTCGTTCCGCAACCTCGACGACCTGAACGACCAGCTGCGGCACTGGCTCGACACCGTGGCCAACGCCCGCCGGCACGCCACGACCAAGCGGATCGTCGCCGACGCCTTCGCGGAGGAGCGCAGCCAGCTGCGGGCGCTGCCGCCCGTGCCCTACGAAGCCGTGCTCAGCCTGGAGCGGCGCGTCACCCACGAGGGCTTCGTCTCGGTGGCGGGCAATCTCTACAGCGTGCCCGACACCACCCGCCGCCGCGCCCTGGAGGTGCACGTGCTGGCCGATCAGATCCGCATCTACGAGGCGGGTGAGCTCGTTGCCTGCCACCTGCCCCTGGAAGGGCGTGGGCTGACGCAGGTCGATCCAGCCCATCGGCGGCCGCGATCTCCCCCGCCCGAGCCACGAGACCCTGCCGAGCCGGTGGTCGTCAGGCGCGCCGGCGACCAGGTCGCGCGTCGCCCGCTGGCCATCTACGACGCCGTAGCCCGCCAACTCGCGGGAGCCGGCGTGCCCAGGACCGACCGGGGAGACGCGGCATGA
- a CDS encoding DUF6531 domain-containing protein yields MSMRFLAGLSFAVSVIRRAYFRHFYKQKCKNLIYILTIIILIGNSAVVVRAQDAPLGQWCDGASGTCAGSPEAACAAQWRWSGMDNGFSRLLVPSMTDDNPYFAGCRWTSFQYLCPQETGGGINSCWVRLPAWVSFSCPDGYTPYGNSRCVPIPIREPVECVANNTGNVNPVVGNPVMVSSGSKLEKKTDFSTSDGRFYIGRSYRSFPQITNVSSWRGPVRGDVNGWRFDFMMELHIGENGRVTIHAPDGTAHDFALSNGSFAAAKGVVQTGYSLSFVGSPPSNWNDVTAASQQWRVTDPSRRVWILKTFNRDINEKNNYIIGRPISLLSPDGYQLNFSYGPSDELAAISDNLGRAFSISWRFYNITAVKDFEGSRPVPEAISQIGLPGGGQLRYTYDPAPANPSVGRVQRLTKVEKIDAAGHVTGSFSYHYENTRFPNLLTGISDERGVRFATFAYDASGRTTASMHAGSNQTYSLSFGGTASSPTTTVINPLGKAEVYNFTRTGEGDVRLVSIDGQPSANCVASTRRITYDTNKFIATETDEEGRVTAYVRDALGRPTSITRGSGTPQVSTTTILWHPTFNLPVRTVEPGLTTDFAYGATGQLTQVTQTDTTSQTVPFSTNGRVRAWTYGYATTGLLTSVDGPLPGPGDTVSYTYNSNGFLQTATNELGQVSTVTAWNGRGQPTSVTGPDSVVTAFAYDDAGRLTGMTINPGPSQTAWSFSYTPAGDLATYTEPAGASYTLTWDEARRLIKVTNTLGESVTYARDAMGNATAKTITAADGSTQMFRLANTFDELGRLIKQVGGQGRTWSFAYDRTGNLTTVTDPRGKALGFGFDALSRLVTETERDGGVVQHAYNAKDEETTYTDPRNLATTYVRNGFGEVIQETSPDRGTTVYDYDARGLMIRKTDARGVTTTYSSDAAGRLTSRSYPTAALNESFGYDDTAGGPTGRGRLTRMQDAAGSSDFYYDAVGRVTGEVRTIGGHAHTVAYTYDAAGSGRLLFLTYPSGRVVTYGYDALGRVNSVGLKMSATAPEQVIASWAGYFPFGGLRGLTFGNGLNMWSNNDLEYRLDGLFLDQASGGPSLITRYHWVGDGLNLMALNNDTIDPGQTQRFTYDDAARLLTATGPYGSLSWSYDKVGNRLSETRTVAGTTSTQCERALDPPHLWACNFPHPPGRP; encoded by the coding sequence ATGTCGATGAGATTCTTAGCCGGCTTAAGCTTTGCAGTGAGCGTCATCAGAAGGGCGTATTTTCGTCATTTTTATAAGCAGAAATGTAAAAATCTCATATATATACTAACAATAATTATCCTTATAGGAAATTCCGCTGTTGTGGTGCGTGCACAAGACGCACCTCTCGGGCAATGGTGCGACGGGGCATCGGGTACCTGCGCAGGGTCGCCAGAGGCGGCGTGCGCAGCTCAGTGGAGATGGTCCGGAATGGACAATGGCTTCAGCAGATTACTGGTGCCATCCATGACAGACGACAATCCATACTTTGCAGGGTGTCGGTGGACAAGCTTCCAATACCTCTGCCCTCAAGAGACAGGAGGCGGGATCAACTCGTGCTGGGTGAGGCTCCCGGCCTGGGTCAGCTTCAGCTGTCCGGACGGCTACACGCCTTACGGGAACAGTCGGTGCGTTCCTATACCGATTCGCGAACCCGTGGAGTGTGTTGCCAACAACACAGGAAACGTCAATCCAGTTGTTGGTAATCCAGTCATGGTGTCGTCAGGCTCAAAATTAGAGAAGAAGACAGATTTCTCGACATCGGATGGGAGATTCTATATTGGGCGCTCATACCGTAGCTTTCCACAAATCACAAATGTGTCGTCGTGGAGAGGCCCGGTCCGCGGCGACGTAAATGGCTGGCGCTTCGATTTTATGATGGAGCTCCACATCGGCGAAAATGGAAGAGTGACAATCCATGCTCCTGACGGCACCGCCCATGATTTCGCGCTGTCGAACGGATCATTCGCTGCCGCCAAGGGAGTGGTCCAAACCGGATACAGCCTGTCCTTCGTCGGATCTCCTCCTTCGAACTGGAACGATGTGACCGCCGCCTCGCAGCAATGGCGTGTCACAGATCCGTCCAGGAGAGTATGGATCCTCAAAACGTTCAACCGCGACATTAATGAAAAGAACAATTATATCATTGGTAGGCCTATAAGTTTATTATCGCCTGACGGATATCAGTTGAATTTTTCTTATGGCCCGTCTGATGAGCTCGCGGCGATCAGCGACAACCTCGGCAGGGCATTCTCTATTTCCTGGAGATTTTATAATATAACGGCAGTCAAAGATTTTGAGGGATCACGCCCGGTGCCGGAGGCTATCAGCCAGATCGGCCTTCCAGGCGGCGGTCAGCTTCGCTATACTTATGACCCTGCTCCGGCAAACCCATCCGTTGGACGCGTCCAACGCCTGACGAAGGTCGAGAAGATCGACGCGGCTGGTCACGTCACCGGGTCGTTTTCCTATCACTATGAAAACACAAGATTTCCCAATCTCTTGACGGGCATCTCCGACGAGAGGGGCGTGCGATTCGCGACATTCGCGTACGACGCATCCGGTCGGACCACCGCGTCGATGCATGCGGGATCGAATCAGACGTACAGCTTGAGCTTCGGAGGCACGGCCTCCTCTCCGACCACGACGGTCATCAATCCTCTCGGAAAAGCCGAGGTATACAATTTCACGCGCACGGGCGAGGGCGACGTACGTCTGGTGTCCATCGATGGTCAGCCGAGCGCGAATTGCGTCGCGAGCACCCGTCGCATCACGTATGATACGAACAAGTTCATCGCAACCGAGACCGATGAGGAAGGGCGGGTCACGGCGTACGTGCGCGACGCGCTCGGCCGGCCCACCTCGATCACGCGCGGATCCGGAACCCCGCAGGTCTCCACGACGACGATTCTGTGGCACCCCACCTTCAACCTGCCCGTGCGAACCGTCGAGCCAGGTCTCACGACCGACTTTGCCTACGGCGCCACGGGGCAACTGACCCAAGTCACCCAGACGGACACGACGTCTCAAACGGTCCCGTTCTCCACCAATGGACGCGTGCGGGCCTGGACCTATGGCTATGCGACGACCGGGCTGCTCACCTCCGTCGACGGACCCTTGCCCGGACCCGGCGATACGGTTTCCTACACCTACAACTCCAACGGCTTTCTCCAAACAGCGACCAATGAACTGGGACAGGTCAGCACCGTGACTGCCTGGAATGGCCGCGGACAGCCTACCTCCGTCACCGGTCCGGACAGCGTCGTCACCGCCTTTGCTTACGACGATGCCGGCCGCCTTACCGGCATGACGATCAATCCGGGCCCGTCGCAGACCGCCTGGAGCTTCAGCTACACTCCGGCGGGAGATCTCGCCACTTACACCGAGCCTGCCGGTGCCAGCTACACCCTGACCTGGGATGAGGCCCGCCGCCTGATCAAGGTCACCAACACCCTCGGCGAGAGCGTCACCTACGCCCGCGACGCCATGGGCAATGCCACCGCCAAGACCATCACGGCGGCCGACGGCTCAACCCAGATGTTCCGCCTCGCCAACACCTTCGACGAGCTCGGGCGCCTCATCAAGCAGGTCGGCGGCCAGGGCCGCACCTGGAGCTTCGCCTACGACAGGACCGGCAACCTCACCACCGTCACCGACCCGCGCGGCAAGGCTCTCGGCTTCGGCTTCGACGCGCTCAGCCGCCTCGTCACCGAGACCGAGCGCGACGGGGGCGTGGTCCAGCACGCCTACAACGCCAAGGACGAGGAGACCACCTACACCGACCCCCGCAATCTCGCGACCACCTATGTGCGCAACGGCTTCGGCGAGGTCATCCAGGAGACCTCGCCCGACCGCGGCACCACCGTCTACGACTACGACGCCCGCGGGCTGATGATCCGCAAGACGGACGCGCGCGGGGTCACCACCACCTACAGCTCCGACGCGGCCGGCCGGCTCACCTCCCGCTCCTACCCGACCGCGGCCCTCAACGAGAGCTTCGGCTACGACGACACCGCGGGCGGGCCGACCGGCCGGGGGCGGCTCACGCGGATGCAGGATGCGGCCGGCAGCTCGGACTTCTACTACGACGCGGTCGGGCGGGTGACCGGCGAGGTGCGCACCATCGGCGGCCACGCGCACACGGTGGCCTACACCTACGACGCGGCCGGCAGCGGCAGGCTCTTGTTCCTGACCTACCCGTCGGGGCGGGTGGTCACCTACGGCTACGACGCGCTCGGCCGGGTGAACTCCGTCGGGCTGAAGATGTCCGCGACCGCGCCCGAGCAGGTGATCGCCTCCTGGGCGGGGTACTTCCCGTTCGGCGGCCTGCGCGGCCTCACCTTCGGCAACGGGCTGAACATGTGGTCGAACAACGACCTGGAGTACCGGCTGGACGGGCTGTTCCTCGACCAGGCCTCGGGCGGCCCGAGCCTGATCACGCGCTACCACTGGGTCGGCGACGGGCTCAACCTGATGGCGCTGAACAACGACACGATCGACCCGGGCCAGACGCAGCGCTTCACCTACGACGACGCGGCCCGGCTGCTGACGGCGACGGGCCCCTACGGCAGCCTGAGCTGGAGCTACGACAAGGTCGGCAACCGGCTGAGCGAGACGCGCACGGTGGCGGGCACGACCAGTACGCAGTGTGAGCGGGCGTTGGATCCTCCTCACTTGTGGGCCTGCAATTTTCCCCACCCTCCCGGCCGCCCCTGA